AAGTTTCGATAAGTTTACCCAATGCCCTTCCTGTCAGAGGGTATACTGGCCAGGAACGCACTGGCAGAAGATTACCCATCTCTGCCAGTGCGTAGCCAACAAATCAGAATAACTACTTATCAAGAAGCGCCTCCACTCCGGGGAGCTTTTTGCCCTCAACAAACTCCAGTGATGCCCCTCCTCCAGTTGAAATATGGGTGATTTTATCCTCAACCCCTGCTTTCTTAATTGCTGCGATGGTGTCTCCACCACCAACAATGGTAACTGCACCGCTTGCAGCTACCTTTTTGGCAATTTCGATGGTTCCTTTAGCAAATGCATCCACTTCAAAGAGCCCCAGCGGTCCATTCCAGAAAATGGTTTTTGCTCCTGCTATGAAGCGTCCGAACTTTTCTACGGTTTCAGGACCAATATCAAAGCCACCCATGTCAGGGGGAATTTGATTCCATTTTACCACTTGAGTAGGCACCCCTTCTTTGCCTTCCGGGGCAACCACAAAATCCTCAGGAAGTTCAAAGGTTACCTTCAGCTCTTTTGCCTTATCCATGATTTTCCTGGCTTCTTCAATCATGGACTCTTCAAGGAGAGAGGTACCCACTTCATAACCCATGGCTTTGATGAAAGTATAGGACATGCCTCCGCCTATAAGCAGGATGTCGACTTTCTCAAGTAGTTTCCGGATAACACCAATTTTGCTTGAGACTTTTGCTCCACCCAGGATGGCCAAGAATGGCCGGTCAGGATTATTGAGCTTCTCACCCAGCACCTGAAGCTCTTTTTCCATAAGAAATCCTGCATAAGCAGGGAGAAACTTAGCGACCACAGCGGTTGAAGCATGAGCACGGTGGGCAGTGCCAAAGGCGTCGTTGACATAGATGTCAGCCAGTTTGGCAAGCTGGCGGGCGAACTCCTCATCGCCAGCCTCCTCTTCAGGGTAAAAGCGAACGTTTTCAAGGAGCAATACTTCTCCCTCTTTCAGCTCAGTTACTGCTTTTTCCACTTCTTCCCCAATGCACTGGTTTACTTTGTGCACCTTCTTCCCCAGGAGCTTCTCCAGTTCCCGGGCTACAGGGTCCATGCGTAGCTCTTCCTTAACTTTACCCTTGGGTCTTCCCAGATGGGAAACCAGTATAACCTTAGCACCATTTTCAAGCAAGTATTTAATGGTGGGCAGACTGCTCACAATACGTGTATTATCGGTAACTTCTCCTTTTTCGTTGAGTGGCACGTTGAAGTCTACCCGTACCAGCACTCTCTTACCCTGAAGCTCCTCTTTGCTAAGGTCCTTTATGGTTTTTTTGTTCATGCCTCCTACCTCCTTTTATCTTTCAGTATAAATCACTTACCCTTGTTTTTGAGCAAAGCGTTTAAAAAACGAGCTCGGTAAATGACACCAGCTACTTTTCCTTCTTTTATAACCGGAACAACTTCCATGTCGGT
This portion of the Thermatribacter velox genome encodes:
- the pgk gene encoding phosphoglycerate kinase; the protein is MNKKTIKDLSKEELQGKRVLVRVDFNVPLNEKGEVTDNTRIVSSLPTIKYLLENGAKVILVSHLGRPKGKVKEELRMDPVARELEKLLGKKVHKVNQCIGEEVEKAVTELKEGEVLLLENVRFYPEEEAGDEEFARQLAKLADIYVNDAFGTAHRAHASTAVVAKFLPAYAGFLMEKELQVLGEKLNNPDRPFLAILGGAKVSSKIGVIRKLLEKVDILLIGGGMSYTFIKAMGYEVGTSLLEESMIEEARKIMDKAKELKVTFELPEDFVVAPEGKEGVPTQVVKWNQIPPDMGGFDIGPETVEKFGRFIAGAKTIFWNGPLGLFEVDAFAKGTIEIAKKVAASGAVTIVGGGDTIAAIKKAGVEDKITHISTGGGASLEFVEGKKLPGVEALLDK